The following are encoded together in the Acidobacteriota bacterium genome:
- a CDS encoding aspartate carbamoyltransferase catalytic subunit, with the protein MSVPVWQRGDLLGVAELSTAEILHVLDTAESFVEVAARPIKKVPTLRGKTVINLFFEPSTRTSSSFEIAEKRLSADNINFSTSSSSLSKGETLLDTARNLEAMAPDLVVIRHAHPRVPHALAERLASGVINAGDGSHEHPTQALLDAFTIRRRKGRVEGLKIAIVGDVAHSRVVRSNVLCLTRLGADVTVAGPRTMMPEEPESLGARVVYSLEEAIEDADVVMMLRVQLERQARVAFPSEREYFEFFGLTAERLRRASDDAIIMHPGPINRGIEIASEVADGPWSVILEQVANGVAVRMAVLYLLAGTKSGEGGPTP; encoded by the coding sequence GTGAGCGTACCGGTCTGGCAGCGAGGCGACCTGCTCGGGGTCGCCGAGTTGTCTACGGCCGAGATCCTCCACGTTCTCGACACTGCGGAGTCGTTCGTCGAGGTGGCGGCGCGGCCGATCAAGAAGGTGCCGACGCTGCGGGGCAAGACGGTCATCAACCTGTTCTTCGAGCCCTCGACCCGGACCAGCTCGAGCTTCGAGATCGCCGAGAAGCGGCTATCGGCCGACAACATCAACTTCTCGACTTCCTCGTCGTCGTTGTCCAAGGGCGAGACGCTGCTCGACACGGCCCGCAATCTGGAGGCGATGGCGCCGGATCTCGTCGTCATCCGGCATGCCCACCCGCGGGTGCCGCACGCACTGGCGGAGCGTCTCGCTTCGGGCGTGATCAACGCCGGCGACGGTTCCCACGAGCATCCCACCCAGGCGCTGCTCGACGCCTTCACGATTCGCCGCCGGAAGGGTCGGGTGGAGGGCCTGAAGATCGCCATTGTCGGCGATGTGGCGCACAGCCGGGTCGTCCGCTCGAACGTCCTTTGCCTGACCCGGCTGGGTGCCGACGTCACCGTTGCCGGGCCCCGCACGATGATGCCGGAAGAGCCCGAGTCGCTTGGTGCCCGGGTGGTCTATTCGCTGGAGGAGGCGATCGAGGACGCCGACGTGGTGATGATGCTCCGTGTGCAACTCGAGCGTCAGGCGCGGGTCGCGTTTCCCTCAGAACGGGAGTACTTCGAGTTCTTCGGGCTCACCGCGGAGCGCCTGCGCCGGGCGAGCGACGACGCGATCATCATGCACCCGGGGCCGATCAACCGCGGCATCGAGATCGCCAGCGAGGTCGCCGACGGACCCTGGTCGGTGATCCTCGAGCAGGTGGCGAACGGCGTCGCGGTGCGGATGGCCGTGCTCTACCTGCTGGCCGGCACGAAGAGCGGCGAGGGCGGACCGACGCCGTGA
- the smc gene encoding chromosome segregation protein SMC, which produces MLKLESLEVNGFKTFVDPVTSRFARGITAIVGPNGCGKSNLAEAITWVLGEQSPKSLRGSSMEEVIFNGSGQRKPLGMAEVSLTFLTDGSVENAEDGRITIGRRIFRGGEGQYRLNDRVARLKDIRDILMDTGLGIRAYSVIEQGRIGMILSGKPQERRKLIEEAAGITRYKNRKRLASLKLEDATADLLRLDDIISEVERSLRSLKRQANAARRHRERRGAYRELLDAVLLARWAKLQGELGELGSALGQEANREAELLAEIARGNAELAECRHTIDARTGEAVRSHERQATLLATIEGRQELIKGGRATRAEIAERLEAGARSEETRRRELAAAEEALAVLAGRRQMFLSEREEALAKVHDDRRRIDEADTAIEDARRRHRDLLEEQAASRVGMDGLRSRLVAERIVTEKAVDRRDRAETTLERSRDALRSIDVDVKSVGAKVETLDIALTTETQAAQRAATALEASRNRRQAAQAERETRREELVEAQKRTAVLRELGQRDEELRTGIRGALLDLGLSEPRFLGDEVNVPAGWEDSLDLFLGPLRNAVLTPGDEDAVAIARALAGLEHQVTLLRPAETRKPLPGLKKIAELDDPEIVGDVWTALGLPEELRASLPPGCLLSSPEAAERLAADNPDVAFLCRDRLWIEAGRVTVRGEGAAPGALGRQRELDDLVRRTDELKERCTTLSSEIDGAAGSVRDAALEGRRIEKAAADLREQLAVARARLEDITERRAVQARESAAAESERDELIRKIAEAESRQAQIQTDIEARETVHRSLERAVQEAAAAVERAREEREERVTAGAGRQGQLELIEERSATERNETERLEQRIASLREADNEWLAEQERLRGRLIELEEASTRARRELDNALAERTSARDEATAAQEALEEERGRGRELEARMRDLGARRDEQRDRIEDLRVRQAGLRQDAEHLEGDYREEFGRELASQEAPARPDGEVPDLDAMTEELEQRRTLLERMGPVNVLAADEYDEQQERHTFLTGQRTDVASSVESLKRTIRDIDRTSSERFVAAFSEVNENFGRTFTELFRGGDAEMRLMDEEDPLDCGIEITARPPGKRAQNIMLLSGGEKALAAIALLFALFQTKPSPFCILDEVDAPLDDANILRFVDMLQRMSAETQFLIITHNKLTMQVASTLYGVTMEERGVSRIVGVDVDEMHPERQLATA; this is translated from the coding sequence ATGCTCAAACTGGAAAGCCTTGAAGTCAACGGCTTCAAGACCTTCGTCGACCCGGTAACGAGCCGCTTCGCCCGCGGCATCACGGCGATCGTCGGACCGAACGGCTGCGGCAAGAGCAACCTGGCAGAGGCCATCACCTGGGTGCTCGGCGAGCAGAGCCCCAAGTCGCTGCGCGGCAGCTCCATGGAGGAGGTCATATTCAATGGCAGCGGCCAGCGCAAGCCCCTTGGGATGGCCGAGGTCAGCCTCACCTTCCTCACCGACGGCAGCGTCGAGAACGCCGAGGACGGCCGCATCACGATCGGGCGGCGGATCTTCCGCGGCGGCGAGGGCCAGTACCGGCTGAACGACCGGGTGGCCCGGCTCAAGGACATCCGCGACATCCTGATGGACACGGGTCTGGGCATCCGCGCCTACTCCGTGATCGAGCAGGGGCGGATCGGGATGATCCTCTCCGGCAAGCCCCAGGAACGCCGCAAGCTGATCGAGGAAGCGGCCGGGATCACCCGTTACAAGAACCGCAAGCGCCTCGCCAGCCTGAAGCTCGAGGACGCGACCGCCGACCTGCTCCGGCTCGACGACATCATCTCCGAGGTCGAGCGCAGTCTTCGCTCGCTCAAGAGGCAGGCGAACGCCGCGCGGCGCCACCGCGAACGCAGGGGGGCCTACCGCGAGCTGCTCGACGCCGTGCTCCTGGCACGTTGGGCGAAGCTCCAGGGCGAGCTCGGGGAACTCGGGTCGGCTCTGGGACAGGAGGCCAACCGGGAGGCGGAACTCCTGGCGGAGATCGCCCGCGGCAACGCGGAACTCGCCGAGTGCCGTCACACCATCGACGCACGCACCGGAGAGGCCGTCCGCTCGCACGAACGTCAGGCCACCCTGCTGGCGACGATCGAGGGGCGCCAGGAACTGATCAAGGGCGGCCGCGCCACCCGGGCGGAAATCGCCGAGCGGCTGGAAGCCGGCGCCCGAAGCGAGGAGACGCGGCGCCGCGAACTGGCGGCGGCCGAGGAGGCCCTCGCCGTTCTCGCCGGACGCCGGCAGATGTTCCTTTCGGAGCGCGAAGAGGCGCTGGCGAAGGTCCACGACGACCGCCGCCGGATCGACGAGGCCGATACCGCTATCGAGGACGCGCGCAGGCGACATCGTGATCTGCTCGAGGAACAGGCGGCATCGCGCGTGGGGATGGACGGGCTGAGGAGCCGCCTGGTCGCCGAGCGCATCGTCACCGAGAAGGCGGTCGACCGCCGCGACCGAGCCGAAACGACGCTGGAACGCAGCAGGGACGCGCTCCGCTCGATCGACGTCGACGTCAAGAGCGTAGGCGCCAAGGTGGAGACGCTGGACATCGCCCTGACCACCGAGACCCAGGCCGCCCAGCGTGCCGCCACGGCCCTTGAAGCGAGCCGGAACCGGCGGCAGGCGGCCCAGGCCGAACGGGAAACGCGCCGCGAGGAGCTCGTCGAGGCCCAGAAGCGGACGGCCGTTCTCCGCGAGCTCGGTCAGCGCGACGAGGAGCTGCGAACCGGAATCCGCGGCGCTCTGCTCGATCTGGGGCTTTCGGAGCCCCGCTTCCTCGGCGACGAAGTGAACGTGCCGGCGGGCTGGGAAGACAGCCTCGACCTCTTCCTGGGCCCGCTGCGCAACGCCGTCCTGACCCCCGGCGACGAAGATGCCGTGGCCATCGCCCGCGCTCTCGCCGGCTTGGAACACCAGGTCACGCTCCTTCGGCCGGCCGAGACACGGAAGCCCCTGCCAGGGCTCAAGAAAATCGCGGAACTCGACGATCCGGAGATCGTCGGCGACGTGTGGACGGCGCTCGGCCTGCCCGAAGAACTGCGCGCCTCGCTCCCCCCCGGTTGCCTCCTCTCCAGCCCCGAGGCGGCGGAACGCCTGGCGGCGGACAACCCGGACGTCGCCTTCCTGTGCCGGGACCGGCTCTGGATCGAGGCCGGCCGCGTCACCGTGCGCGGCGAAGGCGCGGCGCCGGGCGCTCTGGGCCGTCAACGCGAGCTCGACGACCTCGTCCGACGTACGGACGAACTCAAGGAACGCTGCACAACGCTCAGCAGCGAGATCGATGGAGCCGCCGGGAGCGTCCGCGACGCCGCCCTGGAAGGTCGGCGGATCGAGAAGGCCGCGGCCGATCTCCGGGAACAGCTCGCAGTCGCCAGGGCCCGCCTCGAGGACATCACCGAACGGCGCGCCGTACAGGCTCGCGAAAGCGCGGCGGCCGAGAGCGAGCGCGACGAACTGATTCGCAAGATCGCCGAGGCGGAGAGTCGCCAGGCACAGATCCAGACCGACATCGAAGCCCGCGAGACGGTTCATCGCAGTCTGGAACGGGCAGTCCAGGAAGCGGCCGCCGCCGTCGAGCGGGCCCGTGAGGAGCGCGAGGAGCGCGTCACGGCGGGGGCCGGCCGGCAGGGCCAGCTCGAACTGATCGAGGAGCGCTCAGCTACGGAGCGAAACGAGACGGAGAGACTGGAGCAGCGAATCGCGAGTCTGCGCGAGGCCGACAATGAGTGGCTCGCCGAGCAGGAGCGGCTGCGCGGACGCCTCATCGAACTCGAGGAGGCATCCACCCGGGCACGGCGGGAACTCGACAACGCCCTGGCCGAGCGGACGAGCGCGAGAGACGAAGCGACCGCCGCCCAGGAGGCTCTCGAGGAAGAGCGGGGCCGCGGACGCGAATTGGAGGCCCGAATGCGCGACCTCGGCGCCCGGCGCGACGAACAGCGCGACCGGATCGAGGACCTGCGCGTACGGCAGGCGGGCCTGCGCCAGGACGCCGAACACCTCGAAGGGGACTACCGCGAAGAGTTCGGGCGCGAGTTGGCCAGCCAGGAAGCGCCTGCCCGGCCGGACGGTGAAGTCCCCGACCTCGATGCCATGACCGAGGAGCTCGAACAGCGGCGTACCCTGCTGGAGCGGATGGGACCGGTCAACGTGCTGGCCGCCGACGAGTACGACGAGCAGCAGGAGCGCCACACGTTCCTGACCGGACAGCGTACTGACGTGGCGTCCTCCGTCGAGAGCCTGAAGCGCACGATCCGCGACATCGACAGGACCTCCTCCGAGCGCTTCGTCGCCGCCTTCAGTGAGGTCAACGAGAACTTCGGCCGCACCTTCACCGAACTCTTCCGTGGCGGCGATGCCGAAATGCGCCTGATGGACGAGGAGGACCCGCTGGACTGCGGCATCGAGATCACCGCCCGGCCACCGGGCAAGCGCGCCCAGAACATCATGCTGCTCTCGGGCGGGGAGAAGGCGCTAGCGGCGATCGCCCTGCTGTTCGCCCTCTTCCAGACGAAGCCATCCCCGTTCTGCATCCTCGATGAAGTCGACGCGCCGCTCGACGACGCGAACATCCTGCGCTTCGTCGACATGCTGCAGCGGATGTCGGCGGAAACCCAGTTCCTCATCATCACCCACAACAAGCTGACGATGCAGGTGGCGAGCACGCTCTACGGAGTGACGATGGAGGAACGCGGCGTATCGAGGATCGTCGGCGTCGATGTCGACGAGATGCACCCCGAGCGCCAGTTGGCGACCGCCTGA
- the pyrR gene encoding bifunctional pyr operon transcriptional regulator/uracil phosphoribosyltransferase PyrR, translating into MTVKRTLFDAPQMARMMRRMALEVVERAGGTDSLMLVGVRTRGVPLADFIAAEIKRTEDVAVPVGVLDITLYRDDLSTIAPQPVVKESVMPVPIDDRIVVLCDDVLYSGRTIRAAMDALIMDYGRPRAIRLAVLIDRGHRELPIHADCVGEHVQTTDTEVIKVSYAATDGGKELVELLEREG; encoded by the coding sequence CTGACGGTCAAGAGAACGCTGTTCGATGCGCCGCAGATGGCGCGGATGATGCGCCGGATGGCGCTGGAGGTGGTCGAGCGCGCGGGGGGGACCGACTCGCTGATGCTGGTCGGCGTGCGCACCCGCGGCGTGCCCCTGGCCGACTTCATCGCCGCCGAGATCAAGCGCACGGAAGACGTGGCCGTGCCGGTCGGCGTACTCGACATCACGCTCTACCGGGACGATCTCTCGACGATCGCGCCACAGCCCGTGGTCAAGGAGAGCGTGATGCCGGTTCCGATCGACGACCGGATCGTCGTGCTCTGCGACGACGTTCTCTACAGCGGCCGCACGATCCGGGCGGCGATGGACGCCCTGATCATGGACTACGGCCGGCCGCGGGCGATTCGCCTCGCGGTGCTGATCGACCGCGGCCACCGGGAACTTCCGATCCACGCCGACTGCGTCGGCGAACACGTGCAGACGACGGACACCGAGGTGATCAAGGTCTCCTACGCGGCTACCGACGGCGGCAAGGAGCTGGTCGAGCTCCTGGAACGCGAAGGGTGA
- a CDS encoding glucose 1-dehydrogenase — translation MNDSDSKNDIARGGTRFAGKVAVVTGAAGGFGRAVARRFAEEGAAVALADIDSRKGKRTTAQLAGRGAQVLFETVDVSQGDDLRRLMERACGAFGGIDILVNNAGYCHRAKPLWKLAEIDYDRVFAVNTKSVYLGVVHGVPRLLERGGGVIVNTASIGALRPRPLITAYNATKGAVITLTRGLATELAPHGIRVNAVNPVAADTDFMKGPSGGRKLDDAGREVLQKTIPLGRLAEPADVASAVAYLASDDAAFLTGVCLDGGVIVNTASIGALRPRPLITAYNATKGAVITLTRGLATELAPHGIRVNAVNPVAADTDFMKGPSGGRKLDDAGREVLQKTIPLGRLAEPADVASAVAYLASDDAAFLTGVCLDVDGGRSIG, via the coding sequence ATGAACGACTCGGACAGCAAGAACGACATCGCGCGCGGCGGTACCCGCTTCGCCGGCAAGGTCGCGGTCGTGACCGGCGCCGCCGGCGGCTTCGGCCGTGCCGTCGCGCGCAGGTTCGCCGAAGAGGGCGCGGCCGTCGCGCTCGCGGACATCGACTCACGCAAGGGGAAACGGACGACAGCCCAGCTCGCCGGACGCGGCGCCCAGGTTCTCTTCGAGACGGTCGACGTCTCGCAAGGCGACGACCTGCGGCGGCTGATGGAACGGGCCTGCGGCGCGTTCGGCGGCATCGACATCCTCGTCAACAACGCGGGCTACTGCCACCGGGCGAAGCCGCTCTGGAAACTCGCCGAAATCGACTACGACCGGGTCTTCGCGGTGAACACGAAGAGCGTCTACCTGGGCGTGGTGCACGGCGTGCCGCGGCTGCTCGAACGCGGAGGCGGCGTCATCGTGAATACCGCCTCGATCGGCGCTCTCCGCCCCCGGCCACTGATCACCGCCTACAACGCCACGAAGGGAGCGGTGATCACCCTGACTCGGGGGCTGGCGACCGAACTCGCGCCTCATGGCATCCGCGTGAACGCCGTCAACCCCGTCGCCGCCGACACCGATTTCATGAAGGGCCCCTCCGGGGGGCGGAAGCTGGACGACGCAGGACGGGAGGTCCTTCAGAAGACGATTCCATTGGGCCGGCTCGCCGAACCGGCCGATGTCGCCTCCGCCGTCGCGTACCTCGCCTCCGACGACGCCGCCTTTCTCACCGGCGTCTGCCTCGACGGCGGCGTCATCGTGAATACCGCCTCGATCGGCGCTCTCCGCCCCCGGCCACTGATCACCGCCTACAACGCCACGAAGGGAGCGGTGATCACCCTGACTCGGGGGCTGGCGACCGAACTCGCGCCTCATGGCATCCGCGTGAACGCCGTCAACCCCGTCGCCGCCGACACCGATTTCATGAAGGGCCCCTCCGGGGGGCGGAAGCTGGACGACGCAGGACGGGAGGTCCTTCAGAAGACGATTCCATTGGGCCGGCTCGCCGAACCGGCCGATGTCGCCTCCGCCGTCGCGTACCTCGCCTCCGACGACGCCGCCTTTCTCACCGGCGTCTGCCTCGACGTCGATGGAGGCCGGAGCATCGGCTAG
- a CDS encoding M23 family metallopeptidase yields MPESSVDGSVRLGALQIHGPQGRVRYLEVTTARLQLALAALILVSSLVVNAALIAPIVVRSQFSKAEQVEVFEEHRRLAARFEALAERYSEVRQLASELDSRLCKIVLAYGVGAPANEGCGEAVEVLEEPALTLRQGQVVLIESGVEEDVERVTGRIEGRLQAAIEVEQADPELVELTPSAVPLRGDDFVLVAPFGQTRNRVTGAEEFHYGIDLAASAGAPVLATAAGRVTYAGRGAALGRTWIRYGRIVGIRHGDRFITLFGHLDTTEVRAGEAVSRGQRIGTVGATGWSVEPNLHYRVLRRRGDGGYDAVDPRIHILDYRWHQEQFIASNVAPAGPVPLPATLRR; encoded by the coding sequence ATGCCTGAGTCCTCAGTCGACGGCAGCGTCCGCCTCGGGGCCCTTCAGATCCACGGCCCGCAAGGGCGCGTGCGCTACCTCGAGGTCACCACCGCGAGGCTCCAGCTTGCGCTGGCGGCCTTGATCCTCGTTTCTTCTCTCGTCGTCAACGCCGCCCTGATCGCGCCGATCGTGGTCCGTTCGCAGTTCTCGAAGGCCGAGCAGGTCGAGGTGTTCGAGGAACACCGGCGACTGGCGGCTCGCTTCGAGGCGCTGGCCGAACGCTATTCGGAGGTTCGCCAGTTGGCGTCGGAGCTGGACAGTCGACTATGCAAGATCGTCCTGGCCTACGGCGTCGGGGCGCCTGCGAACGAAGGGTGCGGCGAGGCCGTCGAGGTCCTGGAGGAACCCGCGCTGACCCTGCGGCAGGGCCAGGTGGTGCTGATCGAGTCAGGTGTCGAGGAGGACGTGGAACGGGTGACCGGACGCATCGAGGGCCGCTTGCAGGCGGCGATAGAGGTTGAGCAGGCCGACCCCGAACTCGTCGAGCTGACGCCGTCCGCGGTTCCGCTGCGGGGCGACGACTTCGTTCTCGTCGCTCCGTTCGGCCAGACGAGGAACCGGGTCACGGGCGCCGAGGAGTTCCACTACGGCATCGATCTCGCGGCTTCCGCCGGCGCTCCGGTCCTGGCCACGGCGGCCGGTCGGGTGACCTATGCGGGGCGGGGCGCAGCTTTGGGTCGTACCTGGATTCGCTACGGGCGCATCGTCGGAATCCGGCATGGCGACCGCTTCATCACCCTGTTCGGACACCTGGATACGACGGAAGTCCGGGCAGGCGAGGCGGTCAGCCGGGGACAGCGCATCGGCACGGTCGGGGCGACGGGATGGAGCGTGGAGCCGAACCTCCACTACCGCGTGCTACGCCGCCGCGGCGACGGGGGCTACGACGCCGTCGATCCCCGCATCCACATCCTGGACTATCGCTGGCACCAGGAGCAGTTCATCGCCTCGAACGTCGCGCCGGCGGGGCCAGTGCCGCTGCCGGCCACATTGCGGAGATAG
- a CDS encoding dihydroorotase: MSGSLIVRGGRVVDPTQELDGPADVLIGGGKVTACGPGLPAPENAREVDAAGLVVTPGLIDMHVHLREPGQEYKETIETGTRAAAAGGFVAVACMPNTDPVNDDPSVTEFMLKQAERAGWARVYPIAAVSRGLLGRELTEFGAQRRAGAVAISDDGRPVWSAALMRQALRYARHFDLPLIQHAEELELSGDGVMHEGRFSTRLGVEGIPGAADDVMVSRDLLLTADTGGRYHLAHMSTARSLDLIRAARADGRRVTCEVSAHHLLLTDEDVFDSGLDPDFKMHPPLRSAADRDALALGLADGSIDAIASDHAPHHPDEKELDFVAAPNGIVGLETTLSLCLDRLVAKGVIDLARLVDLLSTAPARILGVAGGSLAPGSPGDVTLIDLEREVEVDPAMFRSRSRNTPFAGWKLRGAAAGTVVGGRVIELP; encoded by the coding sequence GTGAGCGGATCGCTGATCGTTCGCGGAGGCCGGGTCGTCGACCCGACCCAGGAACTCGACGGTCCGGCCGACGTCCTGATCGGGGGTGGCAAGGTGACGGCCTGCGGCCCCGGTCTTCCGGCGCCGGAGAACGCGCGCGAGGTCGACGCCGCGGGTCTGGTCGTCACGCCCGGCCTGATCGACATGCACGTCCACCTGCGGGAGCCGGGCCAGGAGTACAAGGAGACGATCGAGACCGGGACGCGGGCCGCCGCGGCCGGAGGGTTCGTGGCCGTCGCCTGCATGCCGAACACCGATCCCGTGAACGACGACCCGTCCGTTACCGAGTTCATGCTCAAGCAGGCGGAGCGGGCGGGCTGGGCCCGGGTCTACCCGATCGCAGCGGTGAGCAGGGGGCTCCTGGGCCGCGAGTTGACGGAGTTCGGCGCTCAGCGACGGGCCGGGGCGGTCGCGATTTCGGACGACGGCCGTCCCGTCTGGAGTGCTGCCCTGATGCGCCAGGCGCTGCGCTACGCCCGGCACTTCGACCTGCCGCTGATCCAGCACGCCGAGGAACTCGAGCTCTCGGGCGACGGCGTCATGCACGAGGGGCGGTTCTCGACCCGGCTCGGCGTCGAGGGGATCCCGGGCGCCGCGGACGACGTCATGGTCTCCCGCGACCTGCTCCTGACGGCGGACACCGGGGGCCGCTACCACCTGGCGCACATGTCGACCGCGCGCAGCCTGGACCTGATCCGGGCAGCCAGGGCGGATGGCCGGCGGGTCACCTGCGAGGTCTCGGCCCATCACTTGCTGCTGACGGACGAGGACGTCTTCGACTCCGGCCTCGACCCGGACTTCAAGATGCACCCGCCGCTCAGGAGCGCCGCCGACCGGGACGCCCTCGCCCTGGGCCTCGCCGACGGTTCGATCGACGCGATCGCGAGCGATCACGCCCCCCATCATCCGGACGAGAAGGAGCTCGACTTCGTCGCCGCGCCGAACGGCATCGTCGGGCTCGAGACGACGCTCAGCCTCTGCCTGGACCGGCTGGTGGCGAAGGGTGTGATCGACCTGGCGCGCCTCGTCGACCTGCTGTCGACGGCGCCGGCGCGGATCCTCGGCGTAGCCGGCGGCAGCCTCGCACCGGGCTCGCCCGGCGACGTGACCCTGATCGACCTCGAGCGCGAGGTCGAGGTCGACCCGGCGATGTTCCGGAGCAGGTCTCGCAACACGCCGTTCGCCGGCTGGAAGCTGCGCGGCGCGGCGGCCGGCACGGTGGTCGGCGGTCGCGTGATCGAGTTGCCGTAG
- the tcuA gene encoding FAD-dependent tricarballylate dehydrogenase TcuA, which produces MEERAALKRRVVVVGAGNAALCAALAARDEGASVTVLERAPRAERGGNSRFTMAAMRFAYGGLDDLREVAGGLTEEDVESSDFGTYPARRFIEDLERTGGGQANPELVETLVGESRRTLRWMRGRGVEFVPLYAGQAFEIDGKRRFWGGLTLQARGGGPGLVAALERAAEKAGIETRYGCRAVSLRLEEGAACGVEVSEASGLRILEADGVVLASGGFEANGDWRRRHLGEGWEEAKVRGSRFNTGDGIRMALEAGAGRAGQWSGCHAVAWDLNAPEVGNLEVRHRYQKHSYPLGIVVNARGERFLDEGADFRNYTYARYGREVLEQPGRFAWQVFDAQVAHLLRDEYRKPHATRVEADSLPELAARLDGVDASAFLRTVGEFNAAVRREVRFDPSVRDGRATRGLALNKSNWANALEAPPFEAFAVTCGITFTFGGLSVDRRARVLDRDGRPIPGLFAAGELVGGLFYDNYPGGSGLTAGAVFGRLAGSGAGRFDA; this is translated from the coding sequence ATGGAAGAACGAGCAGCACTCAAGCGGCGTGTCGTCGTGGTCGGCGCCGGGAACGCGGCGCTTTGCGCCGCCCTCGCTGCCCGGGATGAAGGCGCGTCGGTGACCGTGCTGGAGCGCGCGCCGCGGGCCGAACGCGGAGGAAACAGCCGCTTCACGATGGCGGCGATGCGCTTTGCCTACGGCGGCCTCGACGATCTGCGCGAGGTAGCCGGCGGTCTGACCGAGGAGGACGTCGAGTCCAGCGATTTCGGAACGTACCCGGCGCGGCGCTTCATCGAGGATCTCGAACGGACCGGCGGCGGTCAGGCGAACCCGGAACTGGTCGAGACTCTGGTGGGGGAGAGCCGACGGACGCTGCGGTGGATGCGCGGCCGGGGGGTCGAGTTCGTTCCCCTATACGCGGGTCAGGCGTTCGAGATCGACGGCAAGCGGCGTTTCTGGGGCGGTCTGACGCTGCAGGCACGGGGAGGCGGCCCGGGGCTGGTGGCGGCCCTCGAGCGGGCGGCGGAGAAGGCGGGAATCGAGACGCGTTACGGATGCCGGGCGGTCAGCCTGCGGCTGGAGGAGGGCGCCGCGTGCGGCGTCGAGGTCTCGGAGGCATCCGGTCTGAGGATCCTGGAAGCCGACGGCGTGGTCCTCGCCAGCGGCGGCTTCGAGGCGAACGGCGACTGGCGGCGCCGCCACCTCGGCGAAGGCTGGGAGGAGGCCAAGGTCCGGGGCAGCCGCTTCAACACGGGGGATGGCATCCGCATGGCCCTCGAAGCGGGCGCCGGACGGGCCGGGCAGTGGTCCGGCTGCCATGCCGTGGCCTGGGATCTGAACGCGCCCGAGGTCGGCAACCTCGAGGTTCGCCACCGCTACCAGAAACACAGCTATCCGCTCGGCATCGTCGTCAACGCGAGGGGAGAGCGGTTTCTCGACGAGGGGGCGGACTTCCGGAACTACACCTACGCCAGGTACGGCCGCGAGGTGCTGGAGCAGCCGGGCCGCTTCGCCTGGCAGGTGTTCGACGCGCAGGTGGCTCACCTGCTGCGGGACGAGTACCGGAAGCCGCACGCGACCCGTGTCGAGGCAGACTCGCTGCCGGAACTCGCCGCGAGACTTGACGGCGTGGATGCCTCGGCGTTCCTGCGGACGGTCGGCGAGTTCAACGCCGCGGTGCGTCGGGAAGTGCGTTTCGACCCCAGCGTCCGCGATGGCCGCGCGACCCGCGGTCTCGCCCTGAACAAGTCGAACTGGGCCAACGCGCTCGAGGCGCCGCCGTTCGAGGCCTTCGCCGTGACCTGCGGCATCACCTTCACCTTCGGGGGCCTGTCGGTCGATCGGCGCGCCAGGGTGCTCGACCGCGATGGACGGCCGATCCCGGGTCTGTTCGCGGCAGGCGAACTCGTCGGCGGCCTGTTCTACGACAACTACCCGGGCGGTTCCGGACTGACCGCGGGCGCCGTGTTCGGCCGTCTGGCAGGCAGCGGGGCGGGTCGTTTCGATGCCTGA
- a CDS encoding HAD family phosphatase: MDYRAVIFDLGGVVFGSPLHAIRRYEQANGIEENFVNHLVVAAGPGGSWQRLERGELVMGPGFFAALDDDVRAADPSVAERFSAEEMMAAIAEESKPRPQMVDALRRLRARGYTVAALTNNWVSEEEREPASAEEAAMRAEVRELFDDYVESSVVGLRKPDPEIYRLACGRLGIEPREAVFLDDIGSNLKSARALGMTTIKVDDPDDALAELWRTLARRQRDRNDTK; this comes from the coding sequence ATGGACTATCGGGCAGTCATCTTCGACCTGGGGGGAGTCGTCTTCGGTTCGCCGTTGCACGCCATCCGGCGCTACGAACAGGCGAACGGGATCGAGGAGAACTTCGTCAACCACCTGGTCGTCGCGGCCGGGCCGGGAGGATCCTGGCAGCGGCTGGAGCGCGGCGAGCTGGTCATGGGGCCGGGGTTCTTCGCCGCCTTGGACGACGATGTAAGGGCGGCCGATCCGTCGGTGGCCGAGCGCTTCTCGGCCGAGGAGATGATGGCGGCGATAGCCGAGGAGTCGAAGCCCAGGCCGCAGATGGTCGACGCCCTGCGGCGTCTGCGCGCCCGCGGCTACACGGTGGCGGCGCTGACGAACAACTGGGTCAGCGAGGAGGAACGGGAACCCGCGAGCGCCGAGGAGGCGGCGATGCGGGCCGAGGTACGCGAACTCTTCGATGACTACGTCGAATCGAGCGTCGTCGGCCTGCGCAAGCCGGATCCGGAGATCTACCGCCTGGCCTGTGGCCGGCTCGGGATCGAACCGCGCGAGGCGGTGTTCCTGGACGACATCGGGTCGAACCTGAAGAGCGCCCGGGCGCTCGGCATGACCACGATCAAGGTCGACGATCCGGACGACGCCCTCGCCGAGCTATGGCGGACGCTGGCCAGGAGGCAGCGCGACAGAAACGACACGAAGTGA